A single region of the Methylocystis echinoides genome encodes:
- a CDS encoding H-NS histone family protein — protein MSDEFANLSDLEIVSLIHRANEELARRKEMHKETLKADIEQKLRKAGLDLADLFPELGDRDDAAGPDGKASARATRPVPAKYKNHASGDSWSGRGARPPQWVRSILAERGWTIEQFKASEEFQA, from the coding sequence ATGAGCGACGAGTTCGCCAATCTGTCCGATCTTGAAATTGTGTCCCTGATCCACAGGGCGAATGAGGAGCTCGCGCGTCGCAAGGAAATGCATAAGGAGACGCTCAAGGCCGACATCGAGCAGAAGCTCAGGAAGGCGGGTCTCGACCTTGCGGATCTTTTTCCCGAGCTTGGCGACAGGGACGACGCCGCTGGACCGGACGGGAAAGCGTCGGCGCGCGCGACGAGACCTGTACCGGCGAAATACAAGAACCACGCGAGCGGCGACAGCTGGTCGGGTCGCGGAGCGCGTCCGCCGCAGTGGGTGAGGTCGATCCTCGCTGAGCGTGGCTGGACCATCGAGCAGTTCAAGGCCTCGGAGGAATTCCAGGCCTGA
- a CDS encoding 4Fe-4S dicluster domain-containing protein → MAYKIVASQCTSCSACEAECPNVAISEKNGTFVINPKKCTECIGHFDIPQCVAVCPVDNTCVIDTSYPRYQPSA, encoded by the coding sequence ATGGCCTACAAGATCGTCGCTTCCCAATGCACGTCGTGCTCCGCCTGCGAAGCGGAATGCCCGAACGTCGCCATCTCCGAGAAAAACGGCACCTTCGTGATCAACCCGAAGAAGTGCACCGAGTGCATCGGCCACTTCGACATTCCGCAATGCGTGGCCGTCTGCCCCGTCGACAACACCTGTGTCATCGACACGTCCTATCCTCGTTATCAGCCGAGCGCCTAA
- the nifB gene encoding nitrogenase cofactor biosynthesis protein NifB, with protein MDDSHSFDAYQSEPAALDDIMQKIAEHKGCGTTGGSGKASCGSGAGEGDMPADIWEKVKNHPCYSEEAHHHYARMHVAVAPACNIQCNYCNRKYDCANESRPGVVSEKLTPEQAAKKVLAVASAIPQMTVLGIAGPGDPLANPGKTFRTFELISEAAPDIKLCLSTNGLALPDHVETIKRFNVDHVTITINMTDPDIGAEIYPWVFWKHKRVTGKEAAKILTDRQLQGLEMLTANGILCKVNSVMIPGINDDHLVTVNREVKSRGAFLHNIMPLISAPEHGTVFGLNGQRGPSAQELKALQDSCEGEMNMMRHCRQCRADAVGLLGEDRSAEFTTDKIMEMDVNYDLTARQAYQEKVEEERLAKVAARNAELETLAGENADLSILVAVATKGSGRINEHFGHATEFQIYELSSAGAKFVGHRRVDLYCQGGYGEEDALETVIRAINDCTAVFVAKIGHCPKDDLIKAGIDPVDQYAYEFIEQSAIAYFKDYLAKVKSGEIAHVTRGDADIRQGAFVPVNA; from the coding sequence ATGGACGACTCTCACTCCTTCGACGCCTATCAGTCCGAGCCGGCCGCGCTCGACGACATCATGCAGAAGATCGCCGAGCACAAAGGCTGCGGAACCACCGGCGGCAGCGGCAAGGCGAGTTGCGGCTCCGGCGCCGGAGAAGGCGACATGCCCGCCGATATCTGGGAGAAGGTGAAGAACCATCCCTGCTACAGCGAGGAAGCGCATCACCATTATGCGCGCATGCATGTCGCCGTCGCGCCGGCCTGCAACATCCAGTGCAATTACTGTAACCGCAAATATGACTGCGCCAATGAATCGCGCCCAGGCGTCGTCAGCGAAAAGCTGACGCCCGAACAGGCCGCGAAGAAGGTGCTCGCCGTCGCCTCCGCGATTCCGCAGATGACGGTTCTCGGCATCGCCGGCCCCGGCGATCCGCTGGCGAACCCCGGCAAGACGTTCAGGACCTTCGAGCTGATCTCCGAGGCCGCGCCCGACATCAAGCTCTGCCTGTCGACAAATGGCCTGGCCCTGCCCGACCACGTCGAGACGATCAAGCGCTTCAACGTGGACCATGTCACGATCACGATCAACATGACCGATCCCGACATTGGCGCGGAAATCTATCCCTGGGTGTTCTGGAAGCATAAGCGCGTCACCGGCAAGGAGGCCGCGAAAATCCTCACCGACCGCCAGTTGCAGGGGCTCGAGATGCTGACTGCGAACGGCATTCTCTGCAAGGTGAACTCGGTGATGATCCCCGGCATCAACGACGACCACCTCGTCACGGTGAACCGCGAAGTGAAGTCGCGCGGCGCCTTTCTGCACAACATCATGCCGCTCATCTCGGCCCCGGAGCACGGCACGGTCTTCGGCCTCAACGGCCAGCGTGGTCCGTCCGCGCAGGAGCTCAAGGCCCTGCAGGACAGCTGCGAAGGCGAGATGAACATGATGCGTCACTGCCGCCAGTGCCGCGCCGACGCGGTGGGCCTGCTCGGCGAAGACCGCAGCGCCGAGTTCACGACCGACAAGATCATGGAGATGGACGTCAACTACGATCTCACCGCGCGTCAGGCCTATCAGGAGAAGGTCGAGGAAGAGCGTCTGGCCAAGGTCGCCGCGCGCAACGCCGAGCTTGAAACGCTTGCGGGCGAAAACGCGGATCTTTCGATCCTCGTCGCCGTGGCGACCAAGGGCAGCGGCCGCATCAACGAACATTTCGGCCATGCGACCGAGTTCCAGATCTACGAACTCTCCAGCGCCGGCGCGAAATTTGTCGGCCACCGCCGCGTCGACCTCTATTGCCAGGGCGGTTACGGCGAAGAGGACGCGCTCGAGACCGTCATCCGCGCGATCAACGACTGCACCGCCGTCTTCGTCGCCAAGATCGGCCATTGTCCGAAGGACGATCTGATCAAGGCCGGCATCGATCCGGTCGATCAATACGCCTACGAGTTCATCGAACAGTCGGCGATCGCCTATTTCAAGGATTATCTCGCCAAGGTGAAGAGCGGCGAGATCGCCCATGTCACGCGCGGAGACGCCGACATCCGTCAAGGCGCCTTCGTCCCCGTGAACGCGTAA
- the nifA gene encoding nif-specific transcriptional activator NifA: protein MGLELGGDIIAAPPRATVSGETALVGIYEISKLLASPARLENVLAGVLTLLSSFLDMRHGLIALLDDKGAPEVVVGSGWSEGAAKVFFERLPERAVGQIIATKMPVVVDDVASSPLFEGVDLSDWGTEDGQSFSMIGVPIKDGDAVVGTLTVDRSRNSRSSMLFDHDVRFLTMIANLVGQTLRLHKLIARDRERLMLESAWREKSDRTVPPEVRAEGLKGIVGNSPAVRAVVDKIRIVAKSKATVLLRGESGTGKELFAAAIHDQSPRRNQPFVKLNCAALPESVLESELFGHERGAFTGAANLRKGRFELAHGGTLFLDEIGEITPAFQAKLLRVLQEGEFERVGGARTIKVDVRIVCATNKDLEQSVQRGEFRADLYYRISVVPIFLPPLRDRKGDLGLLANEFLRRYNDEQGVKLKLSESALGVLNECGFPGNIRELENCINRTATLANGEVIVDKDFSCRKDGCLSAILWGGTSSKWPGNVTPLPIVAPQPAPPAPPAQSGPAPEEESFAPPGAGETCPGAVNCKVIDKDPRTDYEKLVEAMERAGWVKAKAARLLGLTPRQIGYALQKHGIMVKKF, encoded by the coding sequence ATGGGTCTTGAACTCGGCGGCGACATCATCGCTGCGCCCCCGCGCGCGACGGTCTCCGGGGAAACGGCGCTCGTCGGCATCTATGAGATATCCAAGCTGCTCGCGTCGCCTGCTCGGCTGGAGAATGTTCTGGCGGGGGTGTTGACGCTTTTGTCGAGTTTCCTCGACATGCGTCATGGCCTGATCGCCCTGCTCGACGACAAGGGCGCGCCGGAGGTGGTGGTCGGCTCGGGCTGGAGCGAAGGCGCCGCGAAGGTCTTCTTCGAGCGGCTGCCGGAGCGTGCGGTCGGTCAGATCATCGCGACAAAAATGCCTGTGGTGGTCGATGACGTCGCATCGTCGCCGCTCTTCGAGGGCGTCGATCTCTCGGACTGGGGCACGGAGGACGGACAATCCTTTTCGATGATCGGCGTTCCGATCAAGGATGGCGACGCCGTTGTCGGCACGCTCACCGTCGACCGTTCGCGCAACAGCCGGTCGTCGATGCTGTTCGATCATGATGTCCGCTTCCTGACGATGATCGCCAATCTCGTGGGGCAGACGCTGCGGCTGCACAAGCTGATCGCGCGCGACCGCGAGCGGCTGATGCTGGAAAGCGCCTGGCGCGAGAAGTCGGACCGGACCGTTCCGCCGGAAGTGCGGGCGGAGGGGCTGAAGGGCATTGTCGGCAACAGCCCGGCGGTGCGCGCGGTCGTCGACAAGATCCGCATTGTCGCGAAATCCAAGGCGACGGTGCTGTTGCGCGGTGAATCCGGCACCGGCAAGGAATTGTTCGCGGCGGCGATCCATGACCAGTCGCCGCGGCGAAACCAGCCTTTCGTCAAGCTCAATTGCGCCGCCCTTCCGGAGAGCGTGCTCGAGTCGGAGTTGTTCGGCCACGAACGCGGCGCCTTCACCGGCGCGGCCAATCTCAGGAAAGGTCGTTTCGAACTCGCGCATGGCGGCACGCTTTTCCTCGACGAGATTGGCGAGATCACGCCCGCCTTCCAGGCCAAGCTCCTGCGCGTCCTGCAGGAGGGCGAGTTCGAGCGCGTCGGCGGCGCGCGGACGATCAAGGTCGACGTGCGGATCGTTTGCGCGACGAACAAGGATCTCGAACAGTCGGTCCAGCGCGGAGAGTTTCGCGCCGATCTCTACTACCGCATCAGCGTGGTGCCGATTTTCCTGCCGCCGCTGCGCGACCGCAAGGGCGATCTGGGCCTGCTCGCGAATGAATTCCTGCGTCGCTACAACGACGAGCAGGGCGTCAAGTTGAAACTGTCGGAATCCGCGCTCGGCGTGCTCAACGAATGCGGTTTTCCCGGCAACATCCGCGAACTCGAAAACTGCATCAATCGAACCGCGACGCTCGCAAATGGCGAGGTCATCGTCGACAAGGATTTCTCCTGTCGCAAGGATGGCTGCCTGTCCGCCATTCTATGGGGCGGCACGTCGTCGAAATGGCCGGGGAACGTCACGCCCTTGCCAATCGTCGCGCCGCAACCGGCGCCGCCGGCGCCGCCGGCGCAGTCCGGGCCTGCTCCCGAGGAGGAGAGCTTCGCGCCCCCGGGCGCGGGGGAAACCTGCCCCGGAGCGGTCAACTGCAAGGTGATCGACAAGGACCCGCGGACGGATTACGAAAAGCTCGTCGAGGCGATGGAGCGCGCCGGCTGGGTCAAGGCGAAGGCCGCGCGCCTGTTGGGTCTCACGCCGCGGCAGATCGGCTACGCGCTGCAGAAGCACGGGATCATGGTGAAGAAGTTCTGA
- a CDS encoding PAS domain-containing sensor histidine kinase, whose product MKCMDLQLFVEDAPVAVALFDRDMRYVAASAQWRADRKLDNFDVDACMGDADEQAQMREGFRRALSGETIILPAARLALPGGGARCARLHMRPWRRQRDEIVGVVVCVEDASPDFHQRLIDAAPLGICLLDIKGNIVFANPRMGAMLGAGAEALPGRPLISFLAPEHVAAARERLESGMEQAFDARLQHRDATQSWVSLSFRPLLDNGARTGVLATLTDITERAARDTRIRAQLRSAEESDRRKNRFLGVLAHELRTPLATIVLTVETLVADAPTDHFRTALDRVIRQGRRLSRLVSELAGVTSLCEGETDLRQQRVDLVALLTQVVELVRDQIDEKGCTLVLRLPDAPLPIMGDAALLVQAFRTLLENAVTFSPSGGRITLAAQRSGTDAVVTVRDEGAGITADLLPLIFEPFERKATPGRKGEGLGVALALARGWMRLHGGDMRAESGGKDKGSLFEARLPLTRA is encoded by the coding sequence ATGAAGTGCATGGATTTGCAGCTCTTTGTCGAAGACGCGCCCGTCGCCGTCGCCCTGTTCGATCGCGACATGCGTTATGTCGCCGCAAGCGCGCAGTGGCGCGCCGATCGAAAGCTTGACAATTTCGACGTCGACGCTTGCATGGGCGATGCAGACGAACAGGCGCAAATGCGCGAGGGATTCCGTCGCGCCCTGAGCGGAGAAACCATCATCCTCCCCGCCGCGCGACTCGCTCTGCCCGGCGGCGGCGCGCGCTGCGCGCGGTTGCACATGCGGCCGTGGCGCCGTCAGCGAGACGAGATCGTCGGCGTCGTGGTCTGCGTCGAAGACGCGTCGCCTGATTTCCATCAGCGCCTCATCGACGCCGCGCCGCTCGGGATATGCCTCCTCGACATCAAGGGGAACATCGTCTTCGCGAACCCGCGTATGGGCGCCATGCTCGGCGCAGGGGCCGAGGCGTTGCCGGGACGCCCCCTGATCTCGTTTCTCGCGCCGGAGCACGTCGCCGCCGCGCGCGAAAGGCTCGAGTCCGGCATGGAACAGGCGTTCGATGCGCGTCTTCAGCATAGGGACGCGACGCAATCATGGGTCTCACTGAGCTTCCGCCCGCTGCTGGACAACGGCGCCCGCACCGGCGTTCTCGCCACACTGACCGACATCACCGAACGCGCGGCGCGCGACACGCGCATACGCGCGCAGCTCCGCAGCGCCGAAGAAAGCGACCGCCGCAAGAACCGGTTCCTCGGGGTGCTGGCGCATGAACTGCGCACGCCTCTCGCCACAATCGTTCTCACCGTTGAGACGCTCGTCGCGGACGCGCCAACGGACCATTTTCGGACGGCGCTCGACCGGGTCATCCGGCAAGGCCGCCGCCTCTCCCGGCTCGTCAGTGAACTCGCGGGGGTCACCTCTCTCTGCGAAGGCGAGACTGACCTGCGTCAGCAGCGCGTCGATCTCGTCGCGCTGCTGACGCAGGTCGTCGAACTCGTTCGCGACCAGATCGACGAGAAAGGCTGCACGCTCGTCTTGCGCCTGCCGGACGCCCCCCTGCCGATCATGGGCGACGCCGCGCTTCTCGTTCAGGCCTTCCGCACGCTGCTCGAAAACGCCGTGACATTCTCGCCATCGGGCGGACGGATCACATTGGCAGCGCAGCGCAGCGGAACGGATGCGGTCGTCACGGTGCGCGACGAGGGGGCCGGGATCACGGCGGACCTGCTGCCGCTGATTTTCGAGCCTTTCGAACGGAAAGCGACGCCGGGACGAAAAGGCGAGGGCCTGGGCGTGGCGCTTGCGCTCGCGCGTGGCTGGATGCGTCTGCACGGCGGCGACATGCGCGCGGAGAGCGGCGGCAAGGACAAAGGCAGCCTGTTCGAGGCGCGACTGCCCCTGACGCGCGCCTGA
- a CDS encoding HesB/IscA family protein yields MKIEFTAAAEKFIRRLVTFDGGPGYGLRLLVSPGGCSGMSAEFSVEPTPKEGEEVYPHGQFKLFLPAQSRLLLDGVTIDFKETATSTGFVFIDPKAKSCGCSTTDAPAFEEAN; encoded by the coding sequence ATGAAGATCGAATTCACCGCCGCCGCCGAGAAATTCATCCGTCGCCTCGTCACCTTCGATGGCGGGCCTGGATATGGTCTCCGCCTGCTCGTGTCGCCTGGCGGATGCTCGGGCATGTCAGCCGAGTTCTCCGTCGAGCCCACGCCGAAAGAGGGCGAGGAGGTCTATCCGCATGGGCAGTTCAAGCTGTTCCTGCCGGCGCAGAGCCGCCTGCTCCTCGACGGCGTGACGATCGACTTCAAGGAGACCGCCACCTCCACCGGCTTCGTCTTCATTGATCCGAAAGCGAAGAGCTGCGGTTGCTCGACGACCGACGCGCCCGCTTTCGAGGAAGCGAACTGA